Proteins encoded together in one Sulfitobacter pontiacus window:
- a CDS encoding universal stress protein: MRKFMVVLDDSRECLNAMRFAAMRASNSGGGVVVLSVIPPDEFNHWIGVAEVMREEARERIEVHFEVFAKWMRDRLNVEPALVIREGVIVDEIINQLADDPEVGVLVLGAGTDKKSGPGPLVTQLSRNAGSLPVPITIVPGDMSKERLEMIT, translated from the coding sequence ATGCGTAAATTTATGGTTGTGCTGGATGACAGCCGCGAATGCCTGAACGCCATGCGATTTGCCGCGATGCGGGCGTCCAACTCTGGCGGCGGGGTGGTGGTGCTGTCGGTCATCCCGCCTGACGAATTCAATCACTGGATCGGTGTGGCCGAGGTCATGCGCGAAGAAGCCCGCGAGCGGATCGAGGTGCATTTCGAGGTATTCGCCAAATGGATGCGCGACCGGCTGAACGTGGAGCCCGCGCTGGTCATTCGCGAAGGTGTGATCGTGGACGAGATTATCAACCAGCTGGCCGATGACCCCGAAGTCGGCGTGCTGGTCCTTGGCGCGGGCACAGACAAGAAATCTGGCCCCGGCCCCTTGGTGACCCAGCTTTCCCGCAACGCAGGCTCGCTGCCGGTGCCGATCACCATCGTCCCCGGTGACATGAGCAAAGAACGGCTCGAGATGATCACCTGA
- a CDS encoding branched-chain amino acid aminotransferase — MATGTDIKTFYEGSWHEGDISVIKAADHGAWLGTTVFDGARLFDGLSPDLEAHCARINRSAKALMITPTVETADMVEMVREGLKSYPKDAAVYIRPMYWALAGDELGIVPLKDATGFAISLEQIPMAAPDAATTLTRTRFRRPVLEDNVVNAKAGCLYPNNARMMVEARAKGFGNALVADAMGNVAESASANVFMVKDGEVFTPIPNGTFLAGITRARHMSNMRADGIKVHETVLSFDDFHAADEVFLSGNMMKVTPVKAFDDTQYQIGPMTRRVREMYWDWAASDRG, encoded by the coding sequence ATGGCCACTGGCACAGATATCAAGACATTTTACGAAGGCAGTTGGCACGAGGGTGACATCTCTGTCATCAAAGCGGCTGACCACGGTGCATGGCTGGGCACGACCGTATTTGACGGGGCGCGGCTGTTCGACGGTCTCAGCCCCGATCTGGAGGCGCATTGCGCGCGGATCAACCGGTCGGCCAAGGCGCTGATGATCACCCCCACGGTCGAGACCGCCGATATGGTCGAGATGGTACGCGAGGGTCTGAAAAGCTACCCCAAGGACGCCGCCGTCTATATCCGCCCGATGTATTGGGCGCTGGCGGGCGACGAGCTGGGGATCGTGCCATTAAAGGACGCGACCGGTTTTGCCATCAGCCTTGAACAGATCCCTATGGCGGCACCCGATGCGGCCACGACGCTGACACGGACCCGTTTCCGGCGTCCCGTGCTTGAAGACAACGTCGTCAACGCCAAGGCGGGCTGCCTTTATCCCAACAACGCCCGCATGATGGTTGAAGCCCGCGCCAAGGGCTTTGGCAACGCGCTGGTCGCCGATGCCATGGGCAATGTCGCCGAATCGGCCTCTGCCAATGTGTTCATGGTCAAGGATGGCGAGGTGTTCACCCCGATCCCCAATGGCACGTTTCTGGCCGGTATCACCCGCGCGCGGCATATGTCGAACATGCGCGCCGACGGGATCAAGGTGCACGAAACAGTGCTTAGCTTTGATGACTTCCATGCCGCGGACGAGGTCTTTTTGTCCGGCAATATGATGAAGGTCACGCCGGTCAAAGCTTTTGACGACACGCAGTACCAGATCGGCCCCATGACCCGCCGCGTGCGCGAGATGTATTGGGATTGGGCGGCCTCTGACCGTGGCTGA
- a CDS encoding NifU family protein → MFIQTESTPNPATLKFLPGQTVLEMGTADFPAPEAASASPLATRLFAVEGVTGVFFGTDFVTITKADGIEWDHLKPALLGAIMEHFQSGQPVMETGHDHASGHAEHTGEDGAIVGQIKELLDSRVRPAVAQDGGDITFHGFERGVVYLHMQGACAGCPSSTLTLKMGIENLLRHYIPEVTEVRPVA, encoded by the coding sequence ATGTTTATTCAGACCGAATCCACGCCCAACCCCGCAACGTTGAAATTCCTGCCCGGTCAGACCGTGCTAGAGATGGGCACCGCCGATTTCCCCGCCCCCGAAGCCGCCAGCGCCTCGCCTTTGGCCACGCGTCTGTTCGCTGTCGAAGGCGTGACCGGCGTGTTCTTCGGCACCGATTTCGTGACCATCACCAAGGCTGACGGGATCGAATGGGACCACCTGAAACCCGCCCTGCTTGGCGCGATTATGGAGCATTTCCAATCCGGTCAGCCCGTGATGGAAACCGGCCATGACCACGCATCGGGCCATGCGGAGCATACCGGCGAAGACGGTGCGATCGTGGGCCAGATCAAGGAATTGCTGGACAGCCGCGTGCGCCCTGCCGTGGCACAGGACGGCGGCGACATCACCTTCCACGGGTTCGAGCGCGGCGTTGTCTATCTGCACATGCAAGGGGCCTGCGCGGGCTGCCCATCGTCCACATTGACGTTGAAAATGGGCATCGAGAACCTGCTGCGCCACTACATCCCCGAAGTAACCGAGGTACGCCCGGTTGCCTAA